A region from the Beduinella massiliensis genome encodes:
- a CDS encoding MarR family transcriptional regulator, whose product MPTQMEDRELLLSFTQSFIESVLIPFQTMFRKRLSSMQLRVMLFLCRKGPSTMTELSEAMSVPRQQTTQIVDRLHEMGLVERVREESDRRVVRIRWSAEGHRYFDPICDRFYEDMSARVHALAPEEAEAFLEAVRTLVQLLPQMGEEREDLAQ is encoded by the coding sequence TTGCCCACCCAGATGGAAGACCGGGAGCTTTTGCTTTCCTTTACGCAGTCCTTTATCGAATCGGTGCTGATTCCCTTTCAGACGATGTTCAGAAAGCGGCTAAGCAGCATGCAGCTTCGGGTGATGCTCTTTCTTTGCAGAAAGGGCCCCAGCACGATGACGGAGCTGTCGGAGGCGATGTCCGTTCCGCGCCAGCAGACGACGCAGATCGTGGACCGGCTGCACGAGATGGGGCTGGTGGAGCGCGTGCGCGAGGAGAGCGACCGGCGGGTGGTGCGCATCCGCTGGAGCGCGGAAGGGCACCGCTATTTCGACCCGATTTGTGACCGTTTTTATGAGGACATGAGCGCGCGCGTGCACGCGCTGGCGCCCGAGGAGGCGGAAGCCTTTCTCGAAGCGGTGCGGACGCTGGTGCAGCTGCTGCCCCAGATGGGAGAGGAAAGAGAGGACTTGGCCCAATGA
- a CDS encoding DUF3048 domain-containing protein, with protein MKKIAFFKKGAACFALAFAAVLGLAIPGNGESLSLTTGMPTDKPYKPVMVNLDNEPAARPQIGLAAADVVYEMVLYEGGYTRYTAVYNDRMPEYVEGVRSARICHVDLYSDWGGAFVFNGVQEKAGTDTYEYIKKGHPILQEWDGIKSTAYYSRDESRESPHNVRFALAQAMEATKFEKKVKARSPLRFDAENPTRQGDDVTEFAIPYRVGSYHPSYLYDAEKDSYRRYYNGRPMNDGISKTPITCQNVIVMTAKLEWYDEDDERPLYTLTGGGACTYFTGGKRFEGSWKRDKGADVTQFLDAEGNEVRFTPGKTFIQIVPEGQRIDILG; from the coding sequence TTGAAGAAAATCGCATTTTTCAAAAAAGGCGCCGCGTGCTTTGCGCTCGCCTTCGCGGCGGTACTGGGACTGGCGATCCCCGGAAACGGCGAATCCTTGTCCCTCACGACGGGCATGCCGACGGATAAGCCGTACAAGCCCGTGATGGTCAATCTGGACAACGAACCGGCGGCACGCCCGCAGATCGGCCTGGCGGCTGCGGACGTCGTCTACGAGATGGTTCTCTACGAAGGCGGGTATACGCGCTATACCGCGGTCTATAACGACCGCATGCCGGAGTACGTGGAGGGCGTGCGCAGCGCGCGAATCTGCCATGTGGACCTGTACAGCGACTGGGGCGGCGCATTTGTCTTCAACGGTGTGCAGGAAAAAGCAGGCACAGACACGTACGAGTACATCAAAAAAGGCCATCCGATCCTGCAGGAATGGGATGGCATCAAGAGCACGGCGTATTATTCACGCGACGAAAGCCGCGAGAGCCCGCACAACGTACGCTTTGCGCTGGCGCAGGCCATGGAAGCAACGAAATTTGAAAAGAAAGTGAAGGCGCGTTCCCCGCTGCGCTTTGACGCGGAAAACCCGACGCGCCAGGGAGACGACGTGACCGAATTCGCGATCCCCTACCGCGTGGGCAGCTACCATCCTTCCTACCTGTACGACGCGGAAAAGGATTCCTATAGACGCTATTATAACGGGCGGCCCATGAACGACGGCATCAGCAAAACGCCCATCACCTGTCAGAACGTGATCGTGATGACGGCGAAGCTGGAATGGTACGACGAAGACGACGAGCGTCCGCTTTACACCCTTACGGGCGGCGGCGCTTGCACCTACTTCACGGGCGGAAAGCGCTTTGAGGGATCCTGGAAGCGGGACAAGGGGGCGGATGTGACGCAATTCCTGGATGCAGAGGGAAACGAAGTGCGATTCACTCCGGGCAAGACGTTTATACAGATCGTGCCGGAAGGACAGCGGATCGACATTCTGGGATGA
- a CDS encoding serine hydrolase, producing the protein MEIKEALRALPGSISYYYEDLITGAVETFEAERPQVAASVIKLPILVEAMRQIDAGEANPDERFIVTGEQKMPSCGALSYMHDGLAVTLTDLATLMIILSDNTATNLLIDRLGMENVNRTAGALGLEQTCLRRRLFDAEASARGIENTVSARDMGRLLSGMYRGQVASEHASAAMLKMLANQRLNGKLPFYLHALGIPVAHKTGEDSGITHDVGIVYAGRPFVVCILTSGTDVARAERTMQDVALALYRRAEA; encoded by the coding sequence TTGGAAATTAAAGAAGCGCTGCGCGCGCTTCCGGGCAGCATTTCGTATTATTACGAGGACCTCATTACGGGCGCGGTGGAAACATTCGAGGCGGAGCGTCCACAGGTAGCGGCAAGCGTCATCAAGCTGCCGATCCTGGTCGAGGCGATGCGCCAGATAGACGCGGGAGAGGCGAATCCTGACGAGCGGTTCATCGTCACGGGCGAGCAGAAGATGCCCTCCTGCGGCGCGCTCAGCTACATGCACGACGGTCTCGCGGTGACACTGACGGATCTGGCGACGCTGATGATCATCCTGAGCGACAACACGGCGACGAATCTTTTGATCGACAGGCTGGGCATGGAAAACGTCAATCGAACGGCAGGGGCGCTCGGACTGGAGCAGACCTGTCTTCGCCGCAGGCTTTTTGATGCGGAGGCCAGCGCAAGGGGCATTGAAAACACGGTGAGCGCGCGCGACATGGGGCGGTTGCTTTCCGGAATGTACCGGGGTCAGGTCGCCTCGGAGCACGCCTCGGCGGCGATGCTGAAAATGCTCGCCAACCAGAGGCTTAACGGCAAGCTGCCCTTCTACCTGCATGCGCTGGGGATTCCTGTGGCGCACAAGACCGGCGAGGACAGCGGCATAACGCACGACGTGGGAATCGTCTATGCCGGGCGTCCATTCGTCGTGTGCATCCTGACAAGCGGAACGGACGTCGCCCGGGCGGAACGCACGATGCAGGACGTCGCCCTGGCGCTTTACAGGAGGGCGGAAGCTTGA
- a CDS encoding polysaccharide deacetylase family protein, with product MLVAFYRRHWQALCAVWALTLVLFLYLPSGVKPVDSTSVSQESVRLPVVMYHGVQKGSKHVGPYVVSVAQLEADFAAYQAAGYETVVVSDLVDYVRFGTKLPPKPLMITFDDGQLAVLAYALPLLKQYGLRAVVSVVGAYADMAEAQSDPNPQYAYLTWQDIRTLADSGFVEIQNHSYDMHALSARRGSGRKQGETAAQYEAAFRGDLTRMQEQLLKRAGVTATAFAYPFGLISEQAPGLLRDMGFEAALSCEERVNRVTRDPDTLYHLGRFNRSGLVTTDSFLRKLATD from the coding sequence TTGCTCGTCGCTTTTTACAGGCGCCATTGGCAGGCGCTATGTGCCGTATGGGCGCTGACGCTCGTCCTATTTCTTTACCTGCCATCCGGCGTAAAACCCGTGGATTCCACCAGCGTCTCACAGGAATCCGTGCGGCTGCCCGTCGTCATGTATCACGGGGTGCAGAAGGGGTCCAAGCATGTAGGCCCCTACGTCGTCTCCGTCGCACAGCTTGAGGCTGACTTCGCGGCCTATCAGGCGGCAGGCTATGAAACGGTGGTCGTATCCGACCTGGTCGATTACGTGCGCTTTGGCACGAAGCTGCCGCCCAAACCCCTGATGATCACGTTTGACGACGGTCAGCTCGCGGTGCTCGCCTACGCACTGCCGCTGCTAAAGCAGTACGGGCTTCGCGCCGTAGTCTCCGTCGTGGGAGCCTACGCCGACATGGCGGAGGCGCAGAGCGACCCCAACCCTCAATACGCCTACCTGACCTGGCAGGACATCCGCACGCTCGCCGATTCCGGATTTGTCGAAATTCAAAACCACTCGTACGACATGCACGCGCTCTCCGCCCGCCGTGGCAGCGGCCGCAAGCAGGGCGAAACCGCAGCGCAATACGAAGCGGCCTTTCGGGGAGATCTGACGCGGATGCAGGAGCAGCTCCTCAAACGCGCCGGGGTCACCGCTACCGCGTTCGCTTACCCCTTCGGCCTCATTTCCGAACAGGCGCCCGGGCTTCTTCGCGACATGGGCTTTGAAGCCGCCCTGTCCTGCGAGGAGCGCGTCAACCGCGTAACGCGCGATCCGGATACCCTCTATCATCTGGGACGTTTCAACCGTTCCGGTCTGGTTACGACGGACTCCTTCCTGCGCAAGCTCGCCACAGATTAG
- the sppA gene encoding signal peptide peptidase SppA: MNRKIAFILVCCLALCCFGSAHAERAPYVAQIVIDDTISEYSYYYDHAAVLDALDDLIDDPANRAVFLYLNTPGGSMYEVDELYTKLMQYKEYTGRPVYAFAAQRAMSGGMYVAMAADRIAAARMSELGSIGVIVSLTSEAGLYEKLGIEEYTVTSGRNKDFGWPELTEEQRAFLQDMVDESFDIFVEIICASRGLTKEQVLVFSDGRVFTSRMARQYGLIDEVLSYEEALDDLYDTYGLDDIKLVDYPKADVHTPGAEDDGDEAGEDGNLLDWLQNRLSLNLRGRLAAISRMPRRMAIAR, translated from the coding sequence ATGAACAGGAAAATCGCCTTTATTCTAGTCTGCTGTCTCGCCCTGTGCTGCTTTGGCAGCGCGCATGCGGAGCGGGCGCCTTACGTCGCGCAGATCGTCATCGACGATACGATTTCGGAGTACAGTTACTACTACGACCACGCGGCCGTGCTCGACGCGCTCGACGATTTGATCGACGATCCGGCGAATCGCGCGGTCTTCCTCTATCTGAACACGCCGGGCGGCAGCATGTACGAGGTGGACGAGCTGTACACCAAGCTGATGCAGTACAAGGAATACACGGGCAGGCCCGTGTACGCCTTCGCGGCGCAGCGTGCGATGTCGGGCGGGATGTACGTCGCGATGGCCGCGGACAGGATCGCGGCCGCGCGCATGAGCGAGCTGGGTTCTATCGGCGTAATCGTCTCGCTGACGAGCGAGGCAGGGCTCTACGAGAAGCTGGGAATTGAGGAATACACCGTCACATCGGGCAGAAACAAGGACTTCGGCTGGCCGGAGCTGACGGAGGAGCAGCGCGCGTTCCTGCAGGACATGGTGGACGAATCGTTCGACATCTTCGTGGAGATCATCTGCGCGTCGCGAGGTCTCACGAAGGAGCAGGTGCTCGTATTTTCGGACGGGCGGGTTTTTACGTCGCGCATGGCCCGACAGTACGGCCTGATCGACGAGGTGCTTTCCTACGAGGAGGCGCTGGACGACCTGTACGACACGTATGGTCTCGACGATATAAAGCTTGTCGACTATCCCAAGGCGGACGTCCATACGCCGGGCGCGGAGGATGACGGAGACGAAGCGGGCGAGGACGGGAACCTGCTGGACTGGCTGCAAAACCGCCTTTCGCTGAATCTGCGGGGACGCTTGGCGGCCATCTCGCGCATGCCGAGGCGCATGGCGATTGCCCGCTGA
- a CDS encoding GNAT family N-acetyltransferase, giving the protein MEKLEGLAPFLAREPALYIDMLEGLRRRTAVSLRADAQGALVYNAQADVHMLCSESLEAAERLLEGMAIRNLVVHEMHALGAAQRRGLQGTLRYHHAAYLQANFPPAEGGAAQCRLQALDERHAAFVASHYHSLDGTEYVYERIRAGMMTGAFWYDQLAGFIGEHDEGAIGMLEVLPAYRRGGVAYALERDAICRALNAGKWPYCQVVEGNEASLRLQGKLGFTISAPVVTWMVKEREH; this is encoded by the coding sequence TTGGAAAAATTGGAAGGACTTGCGCCGTTTCTCGCCCGGGAGCCGGCGCTGTATATAGACATGCTGGAAGGCCTGCGGCGCAGGACGGCGGTATCCCTTCGAGCGGATGCGCAGGGCGCTCTGGTGTACAATGCGCAGGCGGACGTCCACATGCTCTGCTCCGAGAGCCTGGAAGCGGCGGAGCGTCTGCTTGAAGGTATGGCGATACGCAACCTGGTGGTGCACGAGATGCACGCGCTTGGCGCGGCACAGCGGAGGGGATTGCAAGGGACGCTGCGCTATCATCACGCCGCTTACCTTCAAGCAAACTTTCCCCCGGCAGAAGGTGGAGCAGCGCAATGCAGGCTTCAAGCGCTGGACGAGCGGCACGCGGCATTCGTAGCCTCGCATTATCACAGCCTCGACGGGACGGAGTACGTGTACGAGCGCATCCGCGCCGGGATGATGACCGGCGCCTTTTGGTACGACCAACTCGCCGGCTTTATCGGGGAGCACGATGAAGGGGCGATCGGCATGCTGGAGGTGCTGCCCGCGTATCGAAGGGGCGGCGTCGCCTATGCGCTGGAGCGCGACGCGATCTGTCGGGCGCTGAATGCCGGAAAATGGCCGTACTGTCAGGTGGTGGAGGGGAACGAGGCCTCGCTTCGCCTGCAGGGAAAGCTTGGTTTTACGATTTCGGCGCCTGTGGTGACCTGGATGGTGAAAGAAAGGGAGCATTAA
- a CDS encoding O-antigen ligase family protein — MDGYKKVRAALSMKRVLLPMLTVLALCYPVHAAVSYLTAAAIVAICALCDLPAVLYGYVFLFWMDEVMPFAPLGGSIVRVMQLALGVRLIVTFFRKRLWIQKSDAALAAFGAVACAVGYISHGLTGEMLSFGLNMGLFWLVRIVLRARADAPSVVRGMLRTYTYGALAAIAVGFTQQRFVTLLLEDFTSSYARFMGTFEPNFMAAFLSASILIWMALDWEQSVVDMAVLGVMGGALVSTFSMTGMLCFALASLFMLIRMRRGMRRVLIRVGRALPVALAVVALFSGFVSLKGMDYFARGIITEDMHEHAYKLTYEDYVYARDNGIDFLSVSKPASELLSEEERVADVEKQMGALSNPVQQNALLTRIREAFERIASGDLDELTSGRYGLARMKLNDFAALAPWQKALGAGPDAVMTYQVNVKQRNYTHNSWLDALYSFGIVGFAFLIAWIALAMKRSTLAGVQLTGSTALAAQLGRVALMLSAMTLSIHINRTFLFFFFMG; from the coding sequence ATGGATGGATATAAAAAGGTAAGGGCGGCGCTTTCGATGAAGCGCGTGCTGCTTCCGATGCTGACGGTTTTAGCGCTCTGCTATCCGGTGCACGCCGCGGTGAGCTACCTTACGGCCGCCGCCATCGTCGCGATCTGCGCGTTGTGCGATCTGCCGGCGGTGCTGTACGGCTACGTCTTCCTCTTTTGGATGGACGAGGTCATGCCCTTCGCCCCTTTGGGTGGGTCGATCGTGCGCGTTATGCAGCTTGCCTTGGGCGTGCGCCTGATCGTCACCTTTTTCCGCAAGCGCCTGTGGATTCAAAAGAGCGACGCTGCCCTTGCGGCTTTCGGCGCGGTCGCCTGTGCGGTCGGTTACATTTCCCATGGATTGACGGGTGAGATGCTGAGCTTTGGCCTTAATATGGGGCTGTTCTGGCTTGTGCGCATCGTGCTGCGCGCGCGGGCGGACGCGCCCTCGGTCGTGCGCGGCATGCTGCGAACCTATACCTATGGTGCGTTGGCGGCGATTGCGGTCGGATTCACGCAGCAGCGGTTCGTGACGCTGCTGCTGGAGGACTTCACCAGCAGTTACGCCCGCTTTATGGGGACGTTTGAACCGAATTTTATGGCGGCGTTCCTCAGCGCTTCAATTTTGATCTGGATGGCGCTGGATTGGGAGCAGTCCGTGGTGGACATGGCTGTCCTGGGTGTGATGGGCGGCGCGTTGGTTTCCACCTTCTCGATGACCGGCATGCTGTGCTTTGCGCTTGCCTCCCTCTTCATGCTGATCCGCATGCGCAGGGGGATGCGCAGGGTGTTGATCCGAGTCGGGCGCGCGCTGCCGGTGGCTCTGGCGGTCGTCGCGTTGTTCTCGGGCTTCGTATCCCTGAAGGGCATGGACTACTTCGCCCGCGGCATCATCACGGAGGACATGCACGAGCACGCGTATAAGCTGACCTACGAGGACTACGTCTACGCACGCGACAATGGGATCGACTTTTTGTCGGTTTCCAAGCCTGCCAGCGAGCTCCTCAGCGAGGAAGAGCGGGTGGCGGATGTCGAAAAGCAGATGGGGGCGCTCTCAAATCCCGTTCAGCAAAACGCGCTGCTGACCCGCATTCGGGAAGCCTTTGAACGCATCGCAAGCGGAGATTTGGATGAGCTTACCTCCGGCAGGTATGGCCTGGCGCGTATGAAGCTGAATGACTTTGCGGCGCTTGCGCCTTGGCAGAAGGCCCTGGGGGCGGGCCCGGACGCGGTGATGACCTATCAGGTGAACGTAAAGCAGCGAAATTACACGCACAACAGCTGGTTGGACGCGCTGTACAGCTTCGGCATCGTAGGCTTTGCGTTCCTGATCGCGTGGATCGCCCTGGCGATGAAACGCAGCACGCTCGCAGGTGTACAACTGACAGGGAGTACCGCGTTGGCGGCCCAGCTTGGGCGGGTGGCGCTGATGCTCAGCGCGATGACGCTCTCCATACACATCAACCGAACGTTTCTGTTCTTCTTTTTCATGGGGTGA
- the rpoD gene encoding RNA polymerase sigma factor RpoD: MTDKEQVINELVESGKRKEKLTVKEINDELEKGEFDAAEIDKLYELLEANHIPVVDEGQTSTDEVVLTQDSIEVFETSLSAAGVPVDDPVKLYLKEIGAVPLLTSEEERELGAKILEGGEEGALAKQKLIDANLRLVVSVARRYVCRSMQFLDLIQEGNLGLIKAAEKFDYTKGFKFSTYATWWIRQAITRAIADQGRTIRIPVHMVEAINRVKKASNRLLNATGREPSSEEVAAELGMPVEKVQEIMRASQEPVSLETPIGDEGDSHLGDFIPDDDAPPPQEAVSRTLLREQLSSVLDTLTPREEEVLALRFGLKDGRARTLEEVGREFNVTRERIRQIEGKALRKLRHPSRSKKLRDFLD; the protein is encoded by the coding sequence ATGACGGACAAGGAGCAGGTCATCAACGAGTTGGTGGAATCAGGAAAGCGCAAGGAGAAGCTGACCGTTAAAGAGATAAATGACGAGCTCGAAAAGGGCGAATTCGACGCTGCGGAAATCGATAAGCTGTATGAATTGCTTGAGGCAAATCACATACCGGTGGTCGACGAGGGGCAGACCAGCACGGACGAGGTCGTGCTTACGCAGGATTCGATCGAGGTATTCGAGACGAGCCTGTCCGCGGCCGGCGTGCCGGTGGACGATCCCGTCAAGCTCTATTTAAAGGAGATCGGCGCGGTGCCGCTGCTCACGAGCGAGGAAGAGCGCGAGCTTGGCGCGAAGATTTTGGAGGGCGGCGAAGAAGGCGCCCTGGCCAAGCAAAAGCTGATCGACGCGAACCTCAGACTGGTAGTGTCCGTCGCCCGTCGGTACGTGTGCCGCAGCATGCAGTTTCTCGATCTGATTCAGGAGGGCAACCTCGGCTTGATTAAGGCTGCCGAAAAGTTCGATTACACAAAGGGTTTCAAGTTCTCGACCTATGCGACATGGTGGATTCGTCAGGCGATCACCCGTGCCATCGCAGACCAGGGACGCACGATTCGTATCCCGGTTCATATGGTCGAAGCGATCAACCGGGTGAAGAAGGCCAGCAATCGGCTGCTGAACGCGACGGGCCGTGAGCCGTCGAGCGAGGAGGTGGCGGCTGAACTGGGCATGCCGGTGGAAAAGGTTCAAGAGATCATGCGCGCTTCGCAGGAGCCGGTGAGCCTTGAGACGCCGATTGGGGACGAGGGCGACAGCCACTTGGGTGACTTTATTCCGGACGACGACGCGCCGCCGCCTCAGGAAGCCGTATCGCGCACGCTGCTGCGCGAGCAGCTTTCCAGCGTTTTAGACACGTTGACGCCGCGCGAAGAAGAGGTGCTTGCGCTGCGCTTCGGTCTCAAGGACGGACGCGCGCGCACGCTGGAGGAGGTTGGACGCGAGTTTAACGTGACCCGCGAACGCATCCGTCAGATCGAAGGAAAGGCGCTGCGAAAGCTGCGACATCCCAGCCGCAGCAAGAAGCTGCGCGACTTTCTGGACTGA
- a CDS encoding polysaccharide biosynthesis C-terminal domain-containing protein: MGLYFLGNLSTRILSTLLVPLYAFKIAAGDLGDYDFAQTLQNIIVPILYMTIWNGALRFMLMRKTEAEREHTAAITVRFTLVMSLVGALLLYSLHFLGVFRIPYIHAQVLMIVTFGMAHTWLHMARGLEENNTFVIASVLGTSVNLSLNFFLIFFLNRGLDALFTASILSNVCSFLTVELRLRIIRKTRGAAFSKNLFKRMAIYCVPLIAGEISAWFISGFGRMLVRTELGAEMAGLYAFSNKFSNLVTILGSVVTMALTEEVFVRSRTEEERVGGYLSEKSTQVFCVFTAMLMVMAPCLAAFYRIIAATAYAQSQEITFWLVGYAVMMAMANNIEGCFCMQGKTQYSLITSLIGAGTTILLSNFLIASWGMTGVAVAQLVGATVMFGLRYWIARRIARFSLRFAIPVLQSVLFAASGMACMRWGWAAIGTSLIINGGAALAANRALIASVWSALKGKLRR; encoded by the coding sequence TTGGGCCTGTATTTTCTGGGAAATTTGTCCACGAGAATCCTGTCGACGCTTCTGGTTCCTCTGTACGCCTTTAAGATCGCAGCGGGCGACCTGGGAGATTACGACTTTGCCCAGACGCTGCAAAATATCATCGTCCCCATTCTGTACATGACCATCTGGAACGGGGCGCTTCGCTTTATGCTTATGCGAAAGACAGAAGCGGAGCGCGAACATACCGCGGCGATCACGGTTCGCTTTACGCTCGTCATGAGCCTTGTGGGCGCGCTGCTGCTCTATTCTCTGCACTTCCTGGGCGTGTTCAGGATTCCCTATATCCATGCACAGGTGCTGATGATCGTCACGTTCGGTATGGCGCACACCTGGCTGCACATGGCGCGTGGGCTTGAAGAGAACAACACGTTCGTCATCGCGAGCGTACTGGGGACCAGCGTGAACCTCTCTCTCAACTTTTTCCTGATCTTTTTCTTAAACCGAGGTTTGGACGCGCTTTTTACAGCCTCCATCCTGAGCAACGTGTGTTCTTTTCTGACCGTGGAATTACGTCTTCGAATTATCCGCAAGACGCGCGGCGCGGCTTTTTCCAAGAACCTGTTCAAACGAATGGCAATCTACTGCGTTCCCCTTATTGCGGGGGAAATATCCGCCTGGTTCATTTCCGGCTTTGGAAGGATGCTCGTGCGTACGGAACTGGGGGCTGAAATGGCGGGGCTTTATGCTTTTTCCAATAAATTCAGCAATTTGGTCACGATCCTGGGTTCCGTCGTCACGATGGCGCTCACGGAGGAAGTATTCGTGCGCTCCCGCACGGAGGAAGAACGAGTTGGAGGATACCTGTCGGAAAAAAGCACGCAGGTGTTTTGCGTCTTTACCGCGATGCTCATGGTGATGGCACCCTGCCTAGCCGCATTTTACAGGATCATCGCCGCCACGGCCTACGCACAGTCGCAGGAAATCACGTTCTGGCTCGTCGGTTATGCCGTGATGATGGCGATGGCAAACAACATAGAGGGCTGCTTTTGCATGCAGGGAAAAACACAATATTCCCTCATTACATCGCTTATTGGAGCAGGGACGACGATTCTTTTGTCGAACTTTTTAATAGCAAGCTGGGGAATGACCGGCGTTGCGGTCGCACAATTGGTAGGAGCGACGGTTATGTTCGGGCTTCGCTACTGGATCGCCCGAAGGATAGCCCGTTTTTCACTTCGTTTTGCTATTCCTGTGCTGCAAAGCGTTCTCTTCGCGGCAAGCGGAATGGCCTGTATGCGTTGGGGGTGGGCGGCGATTGGAACGAGTCTTATCATCAATGGCGGTGCTGCCCTGGCGGCGAATCGCGCGCTTATCGCCAGCGTTTGGAGCGCGCTGAAAGGAAAGCTGCGCCGCTGA
- a CDS encoding peptidylprolyl isomerase has translation MNKWLKLTAMLMALLMLAGCNLIATDPVLDAQQTVAQVGNTKITKGEWLEQADNILYNTQMMYEVYYGMQYDVTNSQYIAAARAQAIENLITQEVIMQKAAAEGLDVLSEEEQKQLDEDVASNMESYIEGYKSLYFADTELEGEALTEAIAARMAEDGIKEADFADALKKQMISEKVYNFAIEGVEVTEEEAKAEYEAQLASQQTTLEATPTLYASYVSNGTTLYFVPEGYRGIKQILIKLDSEKASEINSLQTTINTNTTALTSLQTQLDELKNPAEGSENTATPGEIEASVTTLEEQIALNQAETADAQAKLDALKTEAYAAIQDKANEALEKAKAGEDFDSLIETYNDDAGMTQEPYKTTGYPVCEGLTTYVTSFQNAAMALENVGDVSDLVESSYGYHILQYTTDIPSGPVAFEEVAETIRESLLSQKQNDTYTAKLDEWTKASKVTKNKKLLESK, from the coding sequence ATGAACAAGTGGCTGAAACTCACGGCGATGCTGATGGCTTTGCTGATGTTGGCGGGCTGTAACCTGATTGCGACCGATCCGGTGCTGGATGCCCAGCAGACTGTTGCACAGGTTGGCAATACGAAGATTACAAAGGGCGAATGGCTCGAACAGGCCGACAACATCCTTTACAATACACAGATGATGTATGAAGTGTATTATGGAATGCAGTATGACGTCACCAACAGTCAGTACATCGCGGCGGCACGTGCGCAGGCGATCGAAAACCTGATCACCCAGGAAGTCATCATGCAGAAGGCGGCTGCCGAAGGACTGGACGTGCTGAGCGAGGAAGAACAAAAACAGCTCGACGAAGACGTGGCCAGCAACATGGAATCCTATATAGAAGGCTACAAGAGCCTTTACTTTGCGGACACCGAGCTTGAGGGCGAGGCGTTGACAGAAGCCATTGCTGCGCGCATGGCGGAAGATGGCATTAAAGAAGCCGATTTTGCCGATGCGCTCAAAAAGCAGATGATCTCTGAAAAAGTATATAACTTCGCGATCGAGGGCGTCGAGGTGACGGAGGAAGAAGCGAAGGCCGAGTACGAGGCACAGCTGGCCTCGCAGCAGACGACGCTTGAGGCGACGCCCACGCTTTACGCCAGCTACGTGTCAAACGGCACGACGCTGTATTTCGTGCCGGAGGGCTATCGCGGTATCAAACAGATTCTGATCAAGCTGGACAGCGAAAAGGCCAGCGAGATCAATTCTTTGCAGACCACGATCAACACGAACACGACGGCGCTCACGAGCTTGCAGACCCAGCTGGACGAGCTTAAGAACCCTGCGGAGGGATCGGAGAACACCGCAACTCCGGGCGAGATTGAGGCGAGCGTTACGACCCTGGAGGAGCAGATTGCCCTAAATCAGGCAGAGACGGCCGACGCGCAGGCCAAGCTGGATGCGCTGAAGACGGAAGCTTATGCGGCGATTCAGGATAAGGCGAACGAGGCGCTCGAAAAGGCCAAGGCCGGCGAGGACTTCGATTCTCTGATCGAGACCTACAACGACGATGCGGGCATGACGCAGGAGCCCTATAAGACGACGGGATACCCGGTCTGCGAAGGCCTGACGACGTACGTAACCAGCTTCCAGAACGCGGCGATGGCGTTGGAAAACGTTGGCGACGTTTCGGATCTGGTAGAGTCCAGCTACGGTTATCACATTCTCCAGTACACGACGGACATTCCTTCCGGACCTGTAGCCTTTGAAGAGGTGGCGGAGACGATCCGGGAGAGTCTGCTTAGCCAGAAGCAGAACGATACGTATACGGCGAAGCTGGACGAATGGACAAAGGCTTCGAAGGTTACGAAGAATAAGAAACTGCTCGAAAGCAAGTAA